AGAGTGGATATTTTTTCTTCTTTTTCTCGGGATCTTAATCGTAAGGCTTCAAGCCACTTGGCCTCTAATTGCTCTAATGCGATCCCAAATACCTCTTCCCAGGGACGAGGCTTATTTCTTGATAGTAGATTAAATTGTTTCATTTTCTCTATGCCATACGTGTTAATCAAGAACTCGCCAAAGGAACCGGCCTCCAAATAAGAAGCATGTTGTTTGGCTCGGTCCTTTACTTTAGGTACATTATTATCAATCTCCATACCCCAGTCGCTGTGGTTTGTGCCAATCTTCGATAAAGGAATATAGGAACCGGCCCGCGATAATGCAATGACCCAACAGTCGTTGTCAAAACCGCACATGGGAAAAGACAGCGGATTGCCAAAACGTATTTCTGATGCTTCACCCATCATATTGCGAATCAGTTTGTCAGGATTTGGAAATACTGCGCTCGTCAATTTGTGCGCCAAGTGATGAGGATATTCATCGCCACCGGAAACCCTGACAACCCGTACTCTTTGGCCATTTTCTTTCCTAAAGAAGAAGAAAGAGTAATTTGCCTTCGGGTCCGAGTTATCAAATTCAACAATGATTTTCCCGAACTGTTTGATTCGCGGCTCAGTTGCCCAAAACTGAAGAATTTTCGTGAGGGTTGAATCAACCTTGTTGACAAGTTTCTCGAACCTTTCTGAGGATATATTTCCTGTAATATCTCGAATTACCAGCCTTTCAGTTTCAAAAGTTGCACCTGCTGCTTGAATGCCTATGGACACAAGACAGAATACAATTCCTGTTACTAATAGTTTTTTTGCCATTATGGAGACTCCTTATTAAATTGTTAAAAATTTATTTATTCCATATCTAAAATTATTTTTTTACAATTTGAGCATTTATAACCATTTACGAATGATCGTGATAAAAATTTTATTTTACGATTACCAACAACTTCTCCTCCAAATGCCCATATGCCAAGAAATAGTTTTTTATTATCAGACATCCATTTTAAAGCATATCTATCTCCAAACAATTTTCCTTTTTCTATTTCACAACTACAAATTGGACATTTCATTTCTCATTTTCTCCTATAACACGCGGCTCAGTTAGAGCCGGATTTATGGGCAAGCTGTATCCGGTGGTTATCCGTACTATTGTGGTTGTGGATATGGTGAGAACTGGTCAGCCACAGCCCACCACTTGCCGTCCTCTTTCACAAATATGAACATGTCACGGCCACTCATCTCGATCATTTGCCCGCCAGCCTCGAAGGCCATATCGAAGTAGTATGTAACAACGGCTGAATCACCATAGACTTGGATCTTGGGGTCAATCTCCTCCCAACGATGAACCTTCGCCATTGATAGGAAACCAACCCATCCCGCAACACAGTCATCTCTGCCCTCGCGTCGATTTCTGTCCGTTGGCGTAATTGCTACCATGTCTTTATGGAAGAAGTTTTCGAGGTCTTTTCCATCACCTTTCGTCCATGCATCATTCAGCTTGCGCAACGTTTCCCATACCTCACGCTCTATACCTTGAAATAGTGATTCCATTTAATCCTTCTCCTTTCTTCTCATAACGTACTCTTCAGCGGCCGCGGCTTTTTGCGGTTCGCTGGAAGAGATTGTTAGCGGACACTTGCTTTGACCTATAAAGAAAATTCATTTCTTTACTTTCATACCAAATAGAAATCGTAAGACCTTAACCCGTTTTATCAGGAGATCATACATGGCAATAATCACAGTAAATGACAAGGCACCAAGCGTGATGTATTTCACCACGACGCTGGTTTCCCAATGGGCTAGATAAAAACCAATTGTGACGATTACTGTTTGATGGAGTATGTAAAACGGCAATACAGCTTCTCTGGCATATTTCAAGAGCCCATTATTGAAGTTGAGATATTTACTCCCAAAACCCAATATGGCCATAAGCCAAAACCATGAATTGAAGGAGCGGAAAAAAACCGGCACAGTATATTTGCCGAAATCTCCAAGCGGAGCTAAATCGATATGGAAAAAGAACATCAAACTAACGGTCACAAGCCCCAAAGCCAATGAAATGAATCTCAACTTTTCCAAAGCTTCTCTACATCTTGAATCAAATGCTATGAGGAAGCCTGACACAAAAACAACGAGGTACGAAAGAAGGCTCCATCCCCCGAAAGCCCTGAACCCCACACCTTTTGGTTGCAGGTTGACCAGCCATTCCATCAAGAAGAGGGGAATGCCAAAAAGAAAGAGAGCTCCGTTCTTCGCGAAAAACGCGGCTGCCCCTGAAATGAGTTCTTGAATCCTTGCTCTT
This window of the Pseudomonadota bacterium genome carries:
- a CDS encoding PF20097 family protein gives rise to the protein MKCPICSCEIEKGKLFGDRYALKWMSDNKKLFLGIWAFGGEVVGNRKIKFLSRSFVNGYKCSNCKKIILDME
- a CDS encoding nuclear transport factor 2 family protein produces the protein MESLFQGIEREVWETLRKLNDAWTKGDGKDLENFFHKDMVAITPTDRNRREGRDDCVAGWVGFLSMAKVHRWEEIDPKIQVYGDSAVVTYYFDMAFEAGGQMIEMSGRDMFIFVKEDGKWWAVADQFSPYPQPQ
- a CDS encoding acyltransferase family protein is translated as MERSHSLELGEQARRDDDDWLTVLAMLCIFFFHCARFFNHEDWHVKNNQLSDGMSLFVSIVVQWIMPLFFMLSGISSYYSLNSRKSGGYIANRLQRLVIPFIFGTFVLLIPVQVWIERSSHGQFDGTFIQFYPHYFEGFYAFGGNFAWMGLHLWYLEILFVFTLLTLPLFIFLKRARIQELISGAAAFFAKNGALFLFGIPLFLMEWLVNLQPKGVGFRAFGGWSLLSYLVVFVSGFLIAFDSRCREALEKLRFISLALGLVTVSLMFFFHIDLAPLGDFGKYTVPVFFRSFNSWFWLMAILGFGSKYLNFNNGLLKYAREAVLPFYILHQTVIVTIGFYLAHWETSVVVKYITLGALSFTVIIAMYDLLIKRVKVLRFLFGMKVKK